The following proteins are encoded in a genomic region of Spirosoma sp. SC4-14:
- a CDS encoding M56 family metallopeptidase gives MNSLRYVLLVNSLLVVVSMGYYLLLRHETFFRTNRIVLWLGMVAALSLPMLELPDWRPQPVRTVMQRTAQVIIPKVLPPSFSPRPDVIITFPNGRAFLAFSEQPVSLTWSWQLGLLVMYALGVLFLLARFGIRLLSLGLLIRRSAQENYESFTLICTHRIVSPFSFFNWVVINPEQHSPNELEQVLRHERVHVLAVHSLDMIGAELICILFWFNPAAYLFRYLIHQALEFSADEAVLAEGVDEKAYQYSLLSVGLLANDAGFMNQFSGPSLRQRIAMINRERSGSRAWGRYVFWFLLMGTMAVACRRKLGTMDEKPPVNALAAISPTRALVVALEDKNTWHKQTALYNSKTGTKIIEADPVIVQLKGNKFVIADDYRYSVGIHINGGPVPVEALEKLSPEFVDELFVMQQWEDMAGTDLGAKPFQVLIQTSSNVVPFNGVRKHFFTLLQAAAISKHPLGDSYSFSMNQLLEATFFHNKDALVERTKNEHLKVYDEYKKDVEIFINDIPAKPADVETVHVREVARLHTKERPYTEWFHTDNAVSRFELHILTTPKRAKRDTSYYVFSPFYTGDF, from the coding sequence ATGAACAGCCTGCGCTATGTTCTGCTGGTCAACAGTCTGCTGGTTGTTGTGAGTATGGGTTATTACCTGCTCCTCCGGCATGAAACCTTTTTCAGGACCAATCGAATTGTTCTTTGGTTGGGTATGGTAGCCGCTCTCTCGCTACCCATGCTTGAACTTCCCGACTGGCGACCACAACCCGTGCGAACGGTAATGCAGCGCACAGCGCAGGTTATTATTCCTAAAGTGCTTCCGCCGTCTTTTTCTCCACGCCCCGACGTGATTATTACGTTTCCGAACGGACGTGCCTTTTTGGCGTTTTCGGAGCAACCCGTCTCCCTGACCTGGTCGTGGCAACTGGGTTTATTGGTTATGTATGCACTGGGCGTTTTGTTTCTGCTCGCTCGATTTGGCATCCGGCTTTTATCTTTAGGATTGCTCATTCGACGATCAGCCCAGGAAAATTATGAAAGCTTTACCCTGATTTGTACCCACCGGATAGTATCACCCTTCTCCTTTTTCAATTGGGTTGTTATCAATCCAGAACAACATTCTCCTAACGAACTTGAGCAGGTTTTGCGGCACGAACGGGTTCATGTGCTCGCTGTACATAGTCTGGATATGATTGGAGCCGAGCTGATTTGTATTCTCTTCTGGTTTAATCCTGCTGCTTATTTGTTTCGCTATTTGATTCATCAGGCGCTTGAGTTTAGTGCCGATGAGGCTGTTCTGGCCGAAGGAGTCGATGAAAAAGCGTATCAGTATAGCTTGTTAAGTGTGGGGTTGTTGGCTAATGATGCCGGTTTTATGAATCAGTTTAGTGGCCCAAGCCTTCGGCAGCGTATTGCCATGATCAACCGCGAGCGGTCTGGTTCGAGAGCCTGGGGGCGGTATGTTTTCTGGTTTTTGTTGATGGGCACAATGGCGGTGGCCTGCCGACGTAAACTAGGTACAATGGATGAAAAGCCGCCTGTGAATGCACTGGCAGCTATTAGTCCCACAAGAGCCCTGGTTGTTGCTTTAGAGGATAAGAATACGTGGCATAAGCAAACAGCATTGTACAACAGTAAGACAGGAACAAAAATTATTGAGGCAGACCCTGTTATCGTTCAGTTAAAGGGAAACAAATTCGTTATTGCTGACGACTACAGGTATTCGGTAGGCATCCACATTAATGGCGGCCCTGTTCCGGTCGAAGCGCTGGAAAAATTGTCGCCCGAGTTTGTCGATGAGCTTTTTGTGATGCAGCAATGGGAAGATATGGCTGGCACTGACCTTGGCGCTAAGCCGTTTCAGGTACTAATCCAAACCAGTTCGAACGTGGTTCCTTTCAATGGCGTGCGTAAGCACTTCTTTACCTTACTTCAGGCTGCCGCTATTTCGAAACATCCACTTGGAGATAGCTATTCGTTTTCCATGAATCAATTGCTGGAAGCTACTTTTTTTCATAATAAAGATGCGCTGGTTGAGCGAACTAAAAATGAGCATCTGAAAGTATACGATGAGTATAAAAAAGATGTTGAAATTTTCATTAATGATATTCCGGCCAAACCGGCTGATGTTGAAACGGTTCATGTACGCGAAGTTGCCCGACTGCATACGAAGGAACGGCCTTATACGGAATGGTTTCATACCGACAATGCGGTTTCCCGCTTCGAACTCCACATTCTCACAACCCCAAAACGGGCAAAACGCGATACGAGTTATTATGTTTTCAGTCCGTTTTATACCGGGGATTTTTAA
- the recQ gene encoding DNA helicase RecQ: MMQVDQRVHETIKERLKEIFGYSQFRGDQEAIIHSILAGRNTFVIMPTGAGKSLCYQLPAIVSDGTAIVISPLIALMKNQVDQLNAFGINAQFLNSTLSKTEMNKVKKDTLNGSLKLLYIAPESLTKEENLDFLKKANISFVAIDEAHCISEWGHDFRPEYRKIRGIVDNIGDLPVIALTATATPKVQQDIQKNLQMEDADLYKTSFNRKNLYYEIKPKVDAKKQLIRYVKQNKGKSGIVYCLSRKTVEEIAELLSVNDIKALPYHAGLDPQTRMANQDAFLNEDVDVVCATIAFGMGIDKPDVRFVIHYDAPKSLEGYYQETGRAGRDGLEGNCIMFYSYDDIVKLEKFNKDKPVTERDNAKHLLTEMVSYSTLGVCRRRQLLGYFGEYLEKDCGFCDNCLKPTEKFKVHDEVILALQAVLQTDQRFDVAHLSDVLTATDNQYVTSYEHNRLEVYGKGREFNESPEFWCSLLKQITIYGYIEKDVDNYGILKLTQRGLNYIEDPYPITLSKDHDYDNAVAEQKEDEDKDSTPSAGGAAYDEELLGLLKALRKKIAKEKNLPPYVIFQDPSMEEMATTYPTTREEMAQINGVGMGKVQKFGKPFIDLIAKYVEDNEIETAKDVVIKSTVNKSKVKIYIIQQIDRKVDLEEIAESKTLSMEELMEEIEHICYSGTRLNLDYYINQVMDEDRQDEIYDYFMNAESDNIAIAMREFGGDDFTEQDLRLMRIKFLSEVAN; encoded by the coding sequence ATGATGCAGGTTGATCAGAGGGTCCATGAGACCATCAAAGAGCGGCTAAAAGAGATTTTTGGATATAGTCAGTTCCGGGGCGATCAGGAAGCCATTATTCACAGCATTCTAGCGGGCCGTAATACGTTCGTTATCATGCCTACTGGCGCAGGAAAATCCCTGTGTTACCAGCTACCAGCAATTGTTAGTGACGGAACAGCAATTGTTATTTCTCCTTTGATTGCCCTGATGAAAAATCAGGTCGATCAGTTGAATGCGTTTGGTATTAACGCACAGTTTCTGAATTCGACCCTGTCGAAGACAGAAATGAACAAAGTTAAAAAGGACACCCTGAACGGTTCTCTCAAACTTTTATATATTGCCCCAGAGTCGCTAACAAAAGAAGAAAACTTGGACTTTTTAAAGAAAGCCAATATTTCATTTGTTGCTATTGACGAAGCGCACTGTATTTCTGAATGGGGTCACGACTTCCGGCCCGAGTATCGAAAAATCCGTGGAATAGTCGACAATATCGGCGACCTGCCCGTCATTGCTTTAACAGCCACCGCTACTCCCAAAGTACAGCAGGACATTCAGAAAAACCTGCAAATGGAGGATGCAGACCTCTATAAAACATCATTCAATCGCAAAAACCTCTACTACGAGATCAAGCCTAAAGTTGATGCTAAGAAACAACTTATCAGATACGTTAAGCAAAATAAAGGTAAGTCGGGTATTGTGTATTGTTTGAGCCGAAAAACTGTTGAAGAGATCGCAGAACTCCTGAGCGTCAATGACATAAAAGCGTTGCCTTATCATGCAGGCCTCGATCCTCAGACCCGAATGGCCAATCAGGATGCCTTCCTCAATGAAGATGTGGATGTAGTTTGCGCTACCATTGCTTTCGGTATGGGAATCGACAAACCCGACGTTCGGTTTGTTATTCACTACGATGCCCCTAAATCGCTGGAAGGTTATTATCAGGAAACGGGCCGGGCTGGGCGCGATGGCCTGGAGGGTAACTGTATTATGTTTTATAGTTACGACGATATTGTTAAGCTCGAAAAATTTAATAAAGACAAACCCGTTACAGAGCGCGATAATGCCAAGCACCTGCTAACCGAAATGGTCTCCTATTCAACACTAGGAGTTTGCCGTCGGCGCCAGTTGCTCGGTTATTTTGGCGAGTATCTGGAGAAAGACTGCGGTTTTTGCGACAATTGCCTGAAACCGACTGAAAAGTTTAAAGTACACGATGAGGTCATTCTGGCTCTACAAGCCGTTTTACAAACAGATCAACGCTTCGATGTAGCTCACTTAAGCGATGTATTGACCGCTACAGATAATCAGTACGTAACCAGCTATGAGCACAATCGACTGGAGGTGTACGGAAAAGGCCGGGAGTTTAACGAAAGCCCCGAATTCTGGTGTTCGTTGTTGAAACAGATCACCATTTATGGCTACATAGAAAAGGACGTTGATAACTATGGCATACTGAAACTAACGCAGCGGGGCTTAAATTATATCGAAGACCCCTATCCGATTACGCTTTCGAAAGACCACGACTACGACAATGCCGTTGCCGAACAGAAAGAAGACGAAGACAAAGATTCTACCCCGTCGGCCGGAGGAGCGGCCTATGATGAAGAACTGCTAGGCTTGCTGAAAGCATTACGCAAGAAAATTGCCAAAGAAAAAAACCTGCCTCCCTACGTAATCTTCCAGGACCCCTCTATGGAAGAAATGGCAACAACCTATCCAACCACTCGCGAAGAGATGGCGCAGATAAATGGCGTTGGAATGGGGAAAGTGCAGAAATTTGGCAAGCCCTTCATCGATCTGATCGCTAAATATGTAGAAGACAATGAAATTGAGACGGCTAAGGATGTAGTAATAAAATCGACTGTCAATAAGTCGAAAGTTAAGATCTATATCATCCAGCAAATTGATCGCAAGGTTGATCTGGAAGAAATTGCCGAGTCCAAAACGCTCTCCATGGAAGAGCTGATGGAAGAAATCGAACATATCTGCTATTCGGGAACACGACTCAATCTCGATTATTACATTAATCAGGTTATGGACGAAGATCGCCAGGATGAGATTTACGATTACTTCATGAATGCCGAAAGTGATAATATCGCCATTGCCATGCGTGAGTTTGGCGGAGATGATTTTACGGAACAGGATTTGCGCCTGATGCGCATTAAATTCCTGTCGGAGGTAGCTAATTAA
- the crtI gene encoding phytoene desaturase family protein, translating to MPQRILVIGAGFAGLAAATSLANKGYDVTILEKNSMPGGRARVFQANGFTFDMGPSWYWMPDVFETYFARFNKKPSDYYQLVRLDPSYKVIFGPNEAIDLPAGLENLENLFEQIEPGSALQLRTFLTQASYKYKVGINNFVWKPSRSIREFLSLKLLYDVTRLDVFQSFASHARKFFKHPRLLEIVEFPILFLGATPANTPAMYSLMNYAEMALGTWYPMGGMYEIVKAMVSLAEEKGVKLLLNQNVQQIEIAQGKAKRVITNQGIFEADVVVAGADYNHVDTNLVDPPNRNYDENYWQKRVMAPSSLLFYLGVNKRVPRLEHHNLFFDEDFSVHAQEIYETPRWPTKPLFYASAPSKTDSGVAPYGCENIFLLIPVAPDLQDDDATREYYFNLIMDRLEAYVGEDIRSHIIYKRSYAHRDFKNDYNAFRGNAYGLANTLRQTALLKPSMKNKKVNNLFYTGQLTVPGPGVPPSLISGLVVADEVAREFV from the coding sequence ATGCCCCAGCGTATTCTTGTTATCGGTGCTGGTTTTGCAGGACTAGCCGCTGCAACCAGTTTAGCAAATAAAGGCTACGACGTAACGATTCTGGAAAAAAATAGTATGCCGGGTGGCAGAGCCCGTGTATTTCAGGCCAATGGCTTCACATTTGATATGGGGCCAAGCTGGTATTGGATGCCTGATGTATTTGAAACCTACTTTGCCCGATTCAACAAAAAACCATCCGACTATTACCAGTTAGTTCGGCTCGATCCGTCCTATAAGGTTATTTTTGGCCCAAACGAGGCCATTGACTTACCGGCAGGTCTGGAAAACCTGGAAAACCTCTTTGAGCAGATTGAACCCGGCAGTGCTCTGCAATTGCGAACGTTTTTGACACAGGCATCCTATAAATACAAGGTTGGTATAAACAACTTTGTCTGGAAGCCTAGCCGCTCGATTCGAGAGTTTTTGAGTCTGAAACTGCTTTACGATGTAACTCGGCTCGATGTGTTCCAATCTTTTGCCAGCCACGCCCGTAAGTTTTTTAAACATCCCCGTTTACTCGAAATAGTTGAATTCCCGATTTTGTTTCTGGGTGCTACACCGGCCAATACGCCAGCTATGTATAGCCTGATGAATTACGCTGAGATGGCCCTGGGGACCTGGTATCCAATGGGGGGGATGTATGAAATTGTGAAGGCAATGGTTAGTCTTGCCGAAGAAAAAGGCGTTAAGCTACTGCTTAATCAGAACGTTCAACAAATTGAAATAGCGCAGGGCAAAGCAAAACGAGTTATTACTAATCAGGGCATTTTTGAAGCGGATGTGGTAGTTGCCGGAGCAGACTATAATCATGTCGACACGAATCTGGTTGACCCGCCTAATCGTAACTATGACGAAAATTACTGGCAGAAACGTGTTATGGCCCCTTCGTCTTTACTTTTTTATTTAGGAGTCAACAAACGAGTGCCCCGGCTGGAGCATCATAACCTGTTTTTCGACGAAGATTTTTCGGTACATGCTCAGGAAATTTATGAAACACCCCGATGGCCCACAAAACCTCTCTTTTATGCATCGGCTCCGTCGAAAACTGACTCTGGCGTTGCACCATACGGCTGCGAAAATATATTTCTTCTGATTCCGGTAGCGCCCGATTTGCAGGACGACGATGCAACCCGCGAATATTATTTCAATCTTATTATGGATCGGCTCGAAGCCTATGTGGGGGAAGACATTCGTAGCCATATAATTTACAAGCGGAGTTATGCTCACCGTGATTTTAAGAACGATTACAACGCTTTTCGAGGAAATGCATATGGGCTGGCCAATACGCTTCGGCAAACGGCATTGCTCAAGCCATCAATGAAAAACAAAAAAGTGAACAATCTGTTCTACACGGGTCAGCTAACGGTGCCCGGACCGGGTGTGCCGCCTTCGCTCATATCAGGCTTGGTTGTGGCCGATGAAGTTGCCAGAGAATTTGTCTAA
- a CDS encoding BlaI/MecI/CopY family transcriptional regulator, with product MEKLTAKEEEVMQVLWKMEQAYVKDMVPQFTDPPLHYNTVSTIVRNLEEKGYVGHRAYGNTHEYYPIISKETYQNRFVLKKVVSDYFDNSYKNLVSYFAKNEKISADELREILSMIEQKK from the coding sequence ATGGAAAAGCTAACAGCCAAAGAAGAAGAAGTGATGCAGGTGCTCTGGAAAATGGAGCAGGCCTATGTTAAAGATATGGTTCCTCAATTTACGGACCCTCCGCTTCATTATAATACCGTTTCAACTATAGTTCGTAACCTGGAAGAGAAAGGTTATGTAGGGCATCGTGCCTACGGAAACACGCACGAATATTATCCGATCATAAGCAAGGAAACATACCAGAACCGGTTTGTACTGAAAAAAGTGGTTAGCGATTATTTCGATAATTCGTACAAAAATCTGGTCAGCTATTTCGCCAAAAACGAAAAAATTTCGGCTGATGAGCTTCGGGAGATTCTATCGATGATTGAACAAAAAAAATAG
- a CDS encoding RNA polymerase sigma factor, translating into MTALEFTHHIGKVSKSLRPFALRLTKDVEDANDLLQDTLLKAFTNRDKYTDGTNLKAWLYTIMKNTFITNYQRMVRKNTFIDTTDNLHYINSMESSTDNLAYSSFAQDDINRAVNSLDDTYRTPFMMHFRGFKYHEIAAKLDIPIGTVKNRIHIARKELKDQLKVYAHFNS; encoded by the coding sequence ATGACTGCGCTCGAATTCACTCATCATATCGGAAAGGTGTCCAAGTCGTTGCGCCCGTTCGCACTGCGGCTTACTAAAGATGTTGAAGATGCTAACGATTTGTTACAGGATACCCTTTTAAAAGCCTTTACCAATCGCGATAAATACACCGATGGTACGAACCTGAAGGCATGGTTATATACCATCATGAAGAATACGTTCATCACAAATTATCAGCGGATGGTTCGCAAGAATACATTTATCGATACAACAGATAATCTGCATTATATCAACTCAATGGAGAGTAGCACCGATAATCTGGCCTATTCTTCCTTTGCTCAGGACGATATTAATCGGGCAGTTAATAGTTTGGACGATACTTACCGGACGCCGTTTATGATGCACTTCCGGGGTTTTAAATACCACGAAATTGCTGCTAAGCTCGATATTCCAATCGGAACGGTTAAAAACCGCATTCATATAGCACGGAAAGAGCTGAAAGACCAACTGAAGGTATATGCTCATTTCAACAGCTAA
- a CDS encoding KpsF/GutQ family sugar-phosphate isomerase produces MKVLKNSKTIAQEVLLAEANAIRNVIELLDEQFEAATEAILKSTGRLVVTGVGKSALIGQKIVATMNSTGTPSLFMHAADAIHGDLGMIQADDVVLIISKSGNTAEIKVLIPLLRRTTIQLIALVSDKTSYLAQHSDYILHAFAEREADPMNLAPTTSTTVALALGDALAVSLLEARGFTRHDFARYHPGGALGKKLYLKVGDIFPHNQCPQVPLTASLKDVIFEISAKRLGATAVVDQMGMLAGIVTDGDIRRMAYQQDAFWELHAQDVMTPAPVCVTADEYAMGALQLMRDRDISQLIVTENGRVKGFVHLHDLLKEGLL; encoded by the coding sequence TTGAAAGTATTAAAAAATTCCAAAACAATCGCCCAGGAGGTGTTACTGGCCGAAGCCAATGCCATTCGCAACGTAATTGAGCTGCTCGACGAACAATTTGAGGCTGCTACTGAGGCAATTCTCAAATCGACCGGCAGGTTGGTTGTAACTGGAGTTGGTAAGAGTGCTCTGATTGGCCAGAAAATCGTAGCAACTATGAATTCTACGGGCACTCCTTCTTTATTTATGCATGCAGCCGATGCCATTCATGGCGATTTAGGTATGATTCAGGCCGATGATGTTGTTCTTATTATTTCTAAAAGTGGCAATACGGCTGAAATTAAAGTACTGATTCCTTTACTACGGCGTACAACTATTCAGCTCATAGCACTGGTTAGTGATAAAACATCGTATCTGGCTCAGCATTCAGATTACATTCTGCACGCTTTTGCCGAGCGGGAAGCTGACCCGATGAACCTGGCACCTACTACAAGCACTACAGTAGCATTGGCTTTGGGCGATGCCCTTGCTGTCAGTCTGCTGGAGGCTCGTGGTTTTACCCGGCACGATTTTGCGCGCTATCATCCGGGGGGCGCACTGGGCAAAAAGTTGTATCTGAAAGTTGGTGATATTTTTCCCCACAACCAGTGTCCTCAGGTGCCGCTCACTGCATCGCTCAAGGATGTTATCTTCGAAATTTCAGCTAAACGACTGGGAGCCACTGCCGTTGTGGATCAAATGGGAATGCTGGCAGGAATTGTAACTGATGGCGATATACGGCGGATGGCCTATCAGCAGGATGCATTTTGGGAACTCCATGCGCAGGATGTTATGACACCTGCTCCCGTTTGTGTTACGGCCGATGAATATGCAATGGGCGCACTCCAGTTAATGCGCGATCGGGATATTTCTCAATTGATTGTTACCGAAAACGGGCGCGTAAAAGGGTTTGTCCATCTTCACGATCTGCTTAAAGAAGGCTTACTTTAA
- the ricT gene encoding regulatory iron-sulfur-containing complex subunit RicT yields MSCRSCATGGCGTRQGASDGLGGEPQKTATKGCGSGGCSTGGCNKLNAFDWLSDVAMPGMKQYDVVEVKFKGGRKDYYRNVHQLDLTTGDYVVVEMQSGFHIGSVSLQGELVRLQVKKRAIKINDDTKVIHRVATPKDLERHDQAILRDLPALYRTREIIRELNLNMKLSDVEFQSDNTKATFYYSSEERVDFRELIKMLASEFKVRIEMRQISLRQEAGRLGGIGSCGRELCCSTWLTDFKNIATSAARYQNLSLNPAKLSGQCGRLKCCLNYELDTYIDALRDIPTIEKPLETQKGRAFLQKTDIFRKLMWFGYGAESTWHPLPIPRVLEIAELNKRGIIPESFEILTPIGEKEPIAVAALNSDLQKLDAKYATRTAKKKKKKAKGGTDKPAKPTPNGKA; encoded by the coding sequence ATGTCATGTAGATCCTGTGCAACTGGCGGTTGCGGTACCCGACAGGGCGCATCCGATGGCCTCGGCGGAGAACCGCAGAAAACGGCCACTAAAGGATGCGGAAGCGGAGGGTGCAGCACCGGAGGATGCAATAAACTAAATGCATTTGACTGGCTTAGCGATGTGGCTATGCCAGGAATGAAGCAATACGACGTTGTTGAGGTGAAATTTAAAGGCGGTCGGAAAGATTACTACCGCAATGTTCACCAACTCGACCTGACTACGGGCGACTATGTAGTCGTTGAAATGCAGTCGGGGTTTCATATCGGATCGGTTTCGCTACAGGGCGAATTGGTGCGGCTACAGGTTAAAAAACGAGCAATCAAAATAAACGATGATACGAAAGTTATTCATCGGGTAGCTACGCCTAAAGACCTTGAACGGCACGACCAGGCTATTCTGCGCGATTTGCCTGCTCTTTATCGCACCCGCGAAATTATTCGTGAACTGAACTTAAATATGAAATTATCCGACGTTGAATTCCAGTCGGATAATACAAAAGCCACCTTTTATTACTCCTCCGAAGAACGGGTCGATTTTCGGGAACTAATAAAAATGCTGGCCAGCGAATTTAAGGTCCGAATCGAAATGCGGCAGATTAGCCTGCGTCAGGAAGCCGGACGCCTGGGCGGCATTGGCTCCTGTGGCCGCGAACTCTGCTGCTCGACCTGGCTAACCGATTTTAAGAACATAGCAACGTCGGCGGCTCGTTATCAGAACCTGTCGCTGAATCCGGCAAAATTATCGGGGCAATGCGGCCGCCTGAAGTGCTGCCTGAACTATGAATTAGATACCTATATCGACGCTCTACGCGATATTCCGACGATTGAAAAACCGTTGGAAACCCAAAAAGGGCGTGCTTTTCTGCAAAAAACGGATATTTTCCGAAAGCTGATGTGGTTTGGTTATGGGGCCGAAAGTACATGGCATCCGTTACCCATTCCACGCGTTCTTGAAATTGCAGAACTGAACAAACGCGGAATTATTCCGGAATCGTTTGAAATATTAACCCCTATTGGCGAAAAGGAGCCGATTGCTGTGGCCGCTTTGAATAGCGATCTGCAGAAACTTGATGCCAAGTATGCTACCCGAACGGCCAAAAAGAAAAAGAAAAAAGCGAAAGGAGGCACTGATAAGCCAGCGAAGCCGACTCCGAATGGGAAAGCATAA
- the purD gene encoding phosphoribosylamine--glycine ligase, which yields MNILILGSGGREHAFAWKIAQSPLCDNLFVAPGNAGTAQVATNLSISYNNFPAIADAVRTNNIDLLIVGPEEPLVNGVVDFFQQQADLIDLPIVGPDAEGAQLEGSKDFSKQFMLRHNIPTAASKTFTADTLTEGLTYLETHSLPVVLKADGLAAGKGVIIAETLADAQAAMNDMLGGQKFGQAGSKVVVEQFLRGIELSVFVLSDGVNYKILPEAKDYKRINEGDQGLNTGGMGAVSPVVFANESFLRKVEEKVVKPTLAGLQKENIRYKGFIFIGLMKVNGEPYVIEYNARMGDPETEVVLPRIQTDFAELMLATARGELDRITVQVSAQTAVTTVVVSGGYPNEYEKGKIISDLDRLEDVTAFHAGTLANDGQVVTNGGRVLALTALANSLENAVRKSQEAARTVQFDGKHYRKDIGLDLIRYAD from the coding sequence ATGAATATACTAATACTGGGTTCGGGTGGGCGCGAACATGCGTTTGCATGGAAAATTGCGCAAAGCCCACTGTGCGATAATCTGTTTGTAGCGCCAGGAAACGCGGGTACTGCACAGGTAGCAACTAATTTATCGATTAGTTATAATAACTTTCCGGCAATTGCCGATGCCGTTCGCACCAACAATATAGATTTGCTCATTGTTGGTCCCGAAGAACCATTGGTTAATGGTGTAGTCGATTTTTTTCAGCAACAGGCCGATTTGATCGATTTGCCAATTGTTGGTCCTGATGCCGAAGGAGCACAGTTGGAAGGAAGTAAAGATTTTTCAAAGCAGTTTATGCTGCGGCATAACATTCCGACCGCTGCCTCAAAAACATTTACAGCCGATACGCTGACCGAAGGATTGACGTATCTTGAAACACATTCATTACCGGTTGTATTGAAAGCCGATGGGCTCGCTGCGGGTAAAGGCGTAATTATTGCCGAAACTCTGGCCGATGCTCAGGCAGCGATGAATGACATGCTTGGCGGCCAAAAGTTTGGCCAAGCAGGCAGCAAAGTTGTTGTGGAGCAATTTTTGCGCGGTATTGAGTTGTCGGTATTTGTGCTGAGCGATGGCGTCAACTACAAAATCCTTCCTGAAGCAAAAGATTATAAGCGCATCAACGAAGGCGATCAGGGATTGAATACGGGCGGTATGGGGGCTGTTTCGCCGGTAGTTTTTGCCAACGAATCGTTCCTGCGTAAGGTTGAGGAAAAGGTCGTAAAACCAACACTGGCTGGCTTGCAGAAAGAAAATATCCGCTACAAAGGGTTCATTTTTATTGGCCTCATGAAGGTAAATGGAGAACCCTATGTGATTGAATACAATGCCCGAATGGGCGATCCAGAAACCGAAGTTGTTTTGCCACGTATCCAGACCGATTTTGCGGAGTTGATGCTGGCCACTGCCCGAGGAGAACTCGACCGGATAACAGTTCAGGTTTCAGCGCAAACAGCGGTTACTACGGTGGTCGTTTCGGGAGGATATCCAAATGAGTACGAGAAAGGTAAAATCATTTCAGACCTCGATCGTTTAGAAGATGTTACGGCATTTCATGCCGGAACCCTGGCCAATGATGGTCAGGTTGTAACTAATGGTGGACGAGTGCTGGCTCTGACGGCTTTAGCAAATTCGCTCGAAAATGCGGTAAGAAAGTCGCAGGAAGCGGCCCGGACTGTACAGTTCGATGGAAAGCATTATCGCAAAGACATCGGACTCGACCTGATCCGGTACGCTGATTAA
- a CDS encoding gliding motility lipoprotein GldH has protein sequence MKQLILVVLGVGLLLGCDSSAVYKEYTDIEDGKWYIKNAPSFTFEIEDASIPYNIYYNLRNSLSYGYYNLYLTRYLRDANGKEIESRLDELILMDPKTGKPTGDGLGDIFDHKFLMKRDYRFPKPGKYTMQIRQYMRQDPLLNILSVGITVEKANPSTN, from the coding sequence ATGAAACAATTGATTTTAGTAGTATTGGGCGTTGGGCTGCTATTGGGCTGCGATAGCAGTGCCGTCTATAAAGAATACACCGATATTGAAGACGGAAAGTGGTATATTAAAAATGCACCTTCGTTCACGTTCGAAATCGAAGATGCATCTATACCCTACAATATTTATTATAACCTCCGAAATAGCCTTTCGTATGGTTACTACAACCTGTATTTAACCAGGTACTTACGCGATGCCAACGGGAAGGAAATTGAATCGCGGCTCGATGAGTTAATTCTGATGGACCCTAAAACGGGTAAGCCAACGGGCGATGGGCTGGGCGACATTTTTGATCATAAGTTTCTGATGAAACGCGATTATCGGTTTCCCAAACCCGGCAAGTACACGATGCAGATCAGGCAATATATGCGGCAGGATCCGCTATTAAATATCCTCAGCGTAGGCATTACGGTCGAGAAAGCGAATCCCTCAACTAACTGA